One Kazachstania africana CBS 2517 chromosome 5, complete genome DNA window includes the following coding sequences:
- the NPA3 gene encoding GTPase NPA3 (similar to Saccharomyces cerevisiae NPA3 (YJR072C); ancestral locus Anc_1.523), whose translation MGLSTVICIGMAGSGKTTFMQRLNSHLRASPDHKNPYVINLDPAVLKVPYGANIDIRDSIKYKKVMENYRLGPNGAIVTSLNLFATKIDQVIGLVEKKNDAYDHCIVDTPGQIECFVWSASGSIITESFASTFPTVIAYIVDTPRNSSPTTFMSNMLYACSILYKTKLPMIIVFNKTDVKKADFAFEWMKDFESFQEAIRNDQELNGDLGMGSGYMSSLINSMSLMLEEFYSQLDMCGVSSFTGDGFDEFLDIIDKKVDEYNDFYKIERERIIKEKELKEQARKDQSLNGLMKDLGLEDKKANNGNTDDSADVVSDLEEGENDGLVDRDEDEGIEREYTFPGEDRLEGEVNDRTAPDLQKKYQEAFEQTSKQASSETAENIARYIRQ comes from the coding sequence ATGGGTTTGAGCACAGTTATTTGTATTGGTATGGCTGGATCTGGTAAGACCACGTTTATGCAGAGATTAAACTCTCATTTACGTGCTTCGCCAGACCATAAGAACCCTTATGTCATCAATCTAGATCCTGCCGTTTTGAAAGTTCCTTACGGTGCCAATATTGATATTCGTGACTCAATCAAATACAAAAAAGTTATGGAAAACTATCGTTTAGGCCCCAACGGGGCTATTGTGACCAGTCTTAACTTATTTGCCACTAAGATAGACCAAGTTATTGGTTTGgtggaaaagaaaaacgaTGCGTATGATCATTGCATCGTCGATACACCTGGCCAAATTGAATGTTTTGTCTGGTCTGCATCTGGTTCTATCATTACAGAATCATTTGCTTCCACATTCCCAACTGTGATAGCATACATTGTTGATACTCCAAGAAACTCCTCACCAACCACATTCATGAGCAATATGTTATATGCATGTTCCATTCTGTATAAAACCAAGTTACCTATGATTATCGTTTTCAATAAGACTGATGTAAAGAAGGCAGATTTTGCATTTGAATGGATGAAGGATTTCGAGTCGTTCCAAGAAGCTATAAGAAATGatcaagaattgaatggCGATTTGGGTATGGGTTCGGGTTACATGAGTTCACTAATCAATTCTATGTCATTAATGttagaagaattttatTCGCAACTTGATATGTGTGGTGTTTCTAGTTTTACAGGTGATGGGTTTGACGAATTCTTAGACATTATTGACAAGAAAGTTGATGAATACAATGACTTTTATAagattgaaagagaaagaataatcaaagaaaaagaattaaaggAGCAAGCAAGGAAGGACCAATCATTGAATGGCTTAATGAAGGATTTGGGCTTGGAAGATAAGAAGGCTAATAATGGAAACACTGACGACAGTGCCGATGTCGTTAGTGATTTAGAAGAAGGCGAAAATGACGGTTTAGTTGATAGAGACGAAGACGAAggaattgaaagagaatACACGTTTCCTGGCGAAGATAGGTTGGAAGGAGAGGTCAATGATAGAACTGCACCAGATTTACAGAAGAAATATCAAGAAGCTTTCGAGCAAACAAGCAAGCAAGCTAGTAGTGAAACTGCAGAGAATATTGCACGTTATATAAGGCAGTAA
- the LIA1 gene encoding deoxyhypusine monooxygenase (similar to Saccharomyces cerevisiae LIA1 (YJR070C); ancestral locus Anc_1.521) — MSTNFEKHYQKIVEENNLEQLRDILVSKDSILSNRFRALFNLKCVAEDLTKREDADKAVKYIAECFIDDSELLKHELAYVLGQTKNMSACPLLREVMLDANQQPMVRHEAAEALGALGDKESLPHLTQCLENDPHPAVVQTAELAIARIHWEHSAAAESEKLQESLYESTDPAPPLALNKDYKIKELQELLCNQDKPLFERYRAMFRLRDIGTTEAVSALATGFDDPSALFKHEIAYVFGQMGNPAAVPRLVEVLARMEEAPMVRHEAAEALGAIATPDVVPVLKAYLNDPVDVVRESAIVALDMYEYENSNELEYAPTA, encoded by the coding sequence ATGTCCACCAACTTTGAAAAGCACTACCAAAAAATTGTCGAAGAAAACAACCTAGAACAATTAAGAGACATCTTAGTTAGCAAGGACTCTATTTTATCTAACAGATTCAGAGCTTTATTCAACTTGAAGTGTGTTGCTGAAGATTTAACCAAAAGGGAGGACGCCGACAAGGCCGTTAAGTACATTGCTGAATGTTTCATTGATGACAGTGAATTACTAAAGCACGAGCTTGCCTACGTCTTAGGTCAAACCAAGAACATGTCTGCTTGTCCATTATTAAGAGAAGTCATGCTAGATGCCAACCAGCAACCAATGGTCAGACACGAAGCTGCAGAAGCTTTAGGTGCTTTAGGTGACAAAGAATCTTTGCCACACTTAACTCAATGTTTAGAAAACGACCCACATCCAGCTGTTGTCCAAACTGCCGAATTAGCCATTGCCAGAATCCACTGGGAACACAGTGCTGCTGCTGAATCCGAAAAGCTACAAGAATCATTATACGAAAGTACCGATCCAGCTCCACCATTAGCCTTGAACAAAGACTACAAGATCAAGGAATTACAAGAATTATTATGTAACCAAGACAAGCCATTATTCGAAAGATACAGAGCTATGTTCAGATTAAGAGACATTGGTACCACTGAAGCTGTTTCTGCTTTAGCCACTGGTTTCGATGATCCATCTGCCTTATTCAAGCACGAAATTGCTTACGTCTTTGGTCAAATGGGTAACCCAGCTGCTGTCCCAAGATTAGTCGAAGTCTTAGCCCGTATGGAAGAAGCCCCAATGGTTAGACACGAAGCTGCCGAAGCGTTAGGTGCCATTGCTACTCCAGACGTCGTTCCAGTCTTGAAGGCTTACTTAAACGATCCAGTTGATGTCGTCAGAGAATCCGCTATCGTTGCCTTAGACATGTACGAATATGAAAACAGTAACGAATTAGAATACGCTCCAACTGCTTAA
- the HAM1 gene encoding nucleoside triphosphate pyrophosphohydrolase HAM1 (similar to Saccharomyces cerevisiae HAM1 (YJR069C); ancestral locus Anc_1.520), whose translation MTGIRDIIFVTGNLNKLKEVQMILAKNESDDDINLINKELDLEEIQELDLKEIALAKCKQAVSMLGPGHAVFVEDTALTFDELNGLPGAFIKWFVKSLGLNKIVKLLDPFENKGATAITTIAYADENGEYHVFQGFTKGRIVESRGPTNFGWDSIFEPFESNGKTYAEMEKLEKNSISHRGRAFDEFKQFLFK comes from the coding sequence ATGACTGGGATCAGGGATATTATATTTGTTACTGGTAACTTGAACAAGTTGAAAGAAGTTCAGATGATTCTGGCCAAGAATGAATCCGACGATGACATCAATTTAATCAATAAAGAGTTAGATCTAGAAGAAATACAGGAGTTAGATTTGAAGGAAATAGCACTGGCAAAGTGTAAGCAAGCTGTCTCGATGCTGGGGCCAGGTCATGCAGTGTTTGTGGAGGACACTGCATTGACTTTCGACGAGCTCAATGGTCTACCGGGAGCCTTTATTAAATGGTTTGTGAAAAGTCTTGGATTGAACAAGATAGTCAAGTTATTGGACCCATTCGAAAACAAGGGTGCCACAGCTATCACTACCATCGCATATGCTGACGAAAATGGTGAGTACCACGTCTTCCAGGGCTTCACAAAGGGCAGGATTGTCGAGAGTCGTGGTCCAACCAACTTCGGCTGGGATTCCATCTTCGAGCCCTTCGAAAGCAACGGTAAGACCTACGCTGAAATGGAAAAGCTCGAGAAGAACAGCATCTCGCACAGAGGAAGAGCGTTCGATGAGTTCAAGCAATTCCTATTCAAATAG
- the LOS1 gene encoding Ran GTPase-binding protein LOS1 (similar to Saccharomyces cerevisiae LOS1 (YKL205W); ancestral locus Anc_1.519), producing the protein MLQRIREVIAVANSATSDINTKKQALEYLNEVKSNQNSAQIFASLLTDAQSDDLTKFVSLQVLSDIASQYNTGDITTQAFIKNAILDSLRDKISNNVRDPEYVRNKIAELITRLFYSMYGEVNSNQWSDFFDDIITILSIEQLTKSPSTLNEFSLLGIDYFNRICGFINSEIADQTFVRSKDIQMRNNNLKDTMRISATNILVTIWLNTLKSLIPHQENQFCNEVSILTLSCIGSFISWIDVNLIITEDYISVVYNYLDFPQTKMACAQCLCEIISKKMKPIDKLTLLGMLNLTDKVASIDHDNIEVQEQLAKLASSVGLELSIILEQCNEQNGDSSIEVQQVANAADQQIIGQVAPLVLRFMSHEYDSVTQQCFPFITQYLSILKKLFALGGKPGSAVALNSKRQPLDNLHSEFLTSLLNVCFKKMRVDESCDDSSDSQDDIDEFNDTIRSKLKTFQDSIAVINPQLYLENLSNQIQTLLSTSTDWRDLELAIYQMHGLCESIRNNLFGLNKTEIAHSQPTMVANKFMNTLLSNTSILDMDNSLIQISFFELIVRHYKFLQNNEKNEFAILNIFCSQAGIFNKKEKARLRTWYLFTRFIKTLKPKFTIPILKQIISKIAPLLVVKVGAINPNGSEIDTTFDNQMYIFEGVGYLIGANSDSNYDILEDILNPLFTDLEQCISSQVQTPEVVLQCHHILMSIGTLARGIHGGLVPENQVNNALVSEKLIQPSLIKKFSNIAEVVLVTFSYFNKFESIRDASRFTFSRLIPILNNSIVPFANKLIALFLESDLSMLEMNDFLGFLGQMVHTFHKDEGCYQLFNTLITPVINKVHSVLDMIDQEEMASHANGITNKDHQATNRNIIVTDTFRDKVLLKKAYFAFLQAFVTNSVTSLLLNESNGSALQIVLSDLLNFTPEEVQETSTMKIALNVLVNFVRYFGSGLCTDPNDAYAGSIQKVEGLNEFFISKIVSLAFEIPFKPEYKFNIKEGTYRVVACDLSRLLKEIYIQSGAGSDPNTNPALKYLSEIYLPQIQFPNQLTMELLEALVTADQKQFEKYYVALIDRLMS; encoded by the coding sequence ATGTTACAAAGAATTCGTGAAGTCATCGCTGTTGCGAACAGCGCCACCTCAGACATCAATACTAAGAAACAAGCTctagaatatttgaatgaagTTAAATCTAACCAGAATTCTGCTCAGATATTTGCATCTTTATTGACGGATGCTCAATCAGATGATCttacaaaatttgtttcattaCAAGTACTCAGTGATATTGCATCACAGTACAATACTGGCGATATCACAACACAGGCCTTCATAAAAAATGCCATACTAGATTCTCTTCGAGATAAAATCTCTAATAATGTGAGAGATCCAGAGTATGTTAGAAATAAGATTGCTGAATTGATAACAAGATTGTTTTACTCCATGTACGGAGAGGTTAATTCCAATCAGTGGAGCgatttttttgatgatattattacCATACTCTCCATTGAACAATTGACAAAGTCACCTTCAactttgaatgaattttcattacttgGTATAGATTACTTTAATAGAATTTGTGGTTTCATAAATTCAGAAATTGCCGATCAAACTTTTGTAAGATCAAAGGATATTCAAATGAGAAACaataatttaaaagataCAATGAGAATCAGTGCTACGAATATTCTGGTCACTATCTGGTTAAATACTTTAAAGAGCTTGATACCGCACcaagaaaatcaattttgtaATGAAGTCTCCATCCTGACTCTCTCATGTATTGGTTCATTCATATCTTGGATTGATGTTAATTTAATCATAACTGAGGATTATATCTCTGTAGTTTACAACTATTTGGACTTTCCACAAACTAAAATGGCATGTGCTCAATGTTTATGTGAAATTATATctaaaaaaatgaaaccaATCGATAAATTGACTCTATTGGGTATGCTCAACTTAACAGACAAAGTAGCATCAATTGATCACGACAACATTGAAGTCCAAGAACAATTAGCAAAGTTAGCTTCGTCAGTTGGTTTAGAATTATCTATTATCCTCGAACAATGTAATGAACAAAATGGTGATAGTAGTATAGAGGTCCAGCAAGTAGCGAATGCTGCTGATCAGCAAATCATAGGTCAGGTAGCCCCATTGGTATTAAGATTCATGTCTCATGAATATGATTCTGTGACCCAACAATGCTTTCCATTCATTACACAATATTTGAGTATTTTAAAGAAGTTATTTGCTCTTGGTGGCAAACCAGGTTCCGCAGTAGCACTCAATTCCAAAAGACAACCTTTGGATAACTTGCATTCCGAATTTTTAACGTCATTGTTGAATGTttgtttcaagaaaatgagaGTTGATGAATCATGTGATGATAGTAGCGATTCACAGGACGATATCgatgaattcaatgatacCATAAGATCAAAGTTAAAGACATTTCAGGACAGTATTGCCGTTATTAATCCCCAACTTTATCTAGAGAATCTTTCtaatcaaattcaaaccTTATTAAGCACTTCTACTGATTGGAGAGATCTTGAACTAGCCATTTACCAAATGCATGGTCTCTGTGAAAGTATCAGAAACAATTTATTCGGTCTAAACAAAACTGAAATTGCACATTCTCAACCAACCATGGTTGCTAACAAATTTATGAACactttattatcaaataccTCAATTCTAGACATGGATAATTCTTTAATccaaatatcttttttcgAATTAATTGTCAGGCACTATAAATTCTTACAAAATAACGAAAAAAATGAGTTTGCcatattgaatattttttgcaGCCAAGCAGGGATATTCAACAAGAAGGAGAAAGCACGGTTGAGAACATGGTATTTATTCACAAGATTTATCAAGACTTTGAAGCCTAAGTTTACCATTCCAATTCTAAAACAGATAATATCGAAGATTGCACCCTTATTAGTAGTCAAAGTTGGAGCTATAAATCCAAATGGTTCTGAGATTGATACAACTTTTGATAATCAAatgtatatttttgaaggcGTTGGTTATTTAATCGGAGCCAATTCCGACTCTAATTATGATATCTTGGAAGATATATTAAATCCTCTATTCACTGATTTGGAGCAATGTATTTCTTCCCAAGTTCAGACACCGGAAGTTGTCCTTCAGTGCCACCACATTTTAATGTCAATTGGTACATTGGCAAGAGGTATTCATGGAGGGTTGGTACCAGAAAACCAAGTCAATAATGCTCTCGTTAGTGAGAAACTAATCCAACCATCTttaatcaagaaattttcaaatattgcAGAAGTAGTTCTTGTAACTTTCTCgtattttaataaatttgaaagcaTAAGAGATGCCTCGAGATTTACATTTTCGAGGTTGATtccaattttaaataaCTCAATCGTCCCATTTGCCAACAAATTGATCGCTTTGTTCCTCGAATCAGATTTATCCATGCTCGAGATGAATGATTTCCTGGGTTTCCTCGGACAAATGGTTCATACTTTCCATAAGGATGAAGGCTGCTACCAGTTATTTAATACTCTAATAACACCCGTGATAAACAAAGTTCATTCGGTACTGGATATGATAGATCAAGAGGAAATGGCCAGTCATGCCAATGGTATTACAAATAAGGATCATCAAGCTACTAACAGAAACATTATAGTTACGGATACATTTAGAGACAAGGTATTACTCAAAAAGGCATATTTCGCATTTTTGCAGGCATTTGTTACAAATTCAGTGACGTCACTGTTGCTAAATGAAAGTAATGGCAGTGCTTTGCAAATAGTTTTGTCTGACTTACTGAATTTTACACCTGAAGAAGTGCAGGAAACATCTACTATGAAAATAGCATTGAATGTACTTGTAAATTTCGTTAGATACTTTGGTTCTGGTTTATGTACAGATCCAAACGATGCATATGCAGGTAGCATACAAAAAGTTGAGGGATTAAACGAGTTTTTCATCAGCAAGATAGTTTCATTAGCATTCGAAATTCCCTTCAAGCCTGAATATAAATTTAACATAAAAGAAGGTACATATAGAGTTGTAGCGTGTGATTTGTCTAGATTGTTGAAggaaatatatattcaaagCGGTGCGGGCTCAGATCCCAATACTAATCCAGCATTAAAGTATTTGTCCGAGATTTATTTGCCTCAGATCCAATTCCCAAATCAACTAACCATGGAGTTATTAGAAGCATTAGTAACTGCTGATCAAAAgcaatttgaaaagtattATGTTGCCCTGATTGATAGACTTATGTCATAA
- the RFC2 gene encoding replication factor C subunit 2 (similar to Saccharomyces cerevisiae RFC2 (YJR068W); ancestral locus Anc_1.517) translates to MFERFGNAKKRRIDTEGENEQSKPWVEKYRPKKLEEVTAQDHAVTVLKKTLESANLPHMLFYGPPGTGKTSTILALTKELFGPELAKTRVLELNASDERGISIVREKVKNFARLTVSKSSKEDLEKYPCPPYKIIILDEADSMTADAQSALRRTMETYSGVTRFCLICNYITRIIDPLASRCSKFRFKSLEATNALDRLKYISEKESVQYEEGTLEKILEISQGDLRRAITLLQSASKRISYLKVEKIRILQVEELAGVVPTKILHEIAEKVATKDIKIIADYVDTFIISGWSGVSVLNQLHDYYITNDDYDTDFKNKVSWILFDTDAKLTNGTNEHIQLLNLLVKISQV, encoded by the coding sequence ATGTTTGAGAGATTTGGAAATGCTAAGAAGCGCAGAATTGATACAGAGGGGGAGAATGAGCAATCAAAACCGTGGGTTGAAAAGTATAGACCtaagaaattagaagaagtGACTGCGCAAGACCATGCTGTCACTGTTCTTAAAAAGACTTTAGAATCTGCGAACCTACCACATATGCTGTTTTACGGCCCACCAGGTACGGGTAAAACATCCACAATCTTAGCGTTGACGAAAGAATTGTTTGGGCCTGAATTAGCAAAGACTAGAGTCCTCGAGCTAAATGCTTCTGATGAGCGTGGTATTTCAATCGTTAGggaaaaagtgaaaaatttcgCCAGATTAActgtttcaaaatcatccaaAGAAGATCTGGAGAAATATCCATGTCCTCCttataaaattatcatcTTGGATGAAGCAGATTCTATGACGGCAGATGCTCAAAGTGCTTTGCGTAGAACTATGGAAACGTATTCTGGTGTTACCAGATTCTGTTTGATTTGTAACTACATTACAAGAATTATTGATCCATTAGCTTCGAGATGTTCAAAATTTAGATTCAAGTCATTGGAGGCCACGAATGCGTTAGATCgtttaaaatatatttccGAAAAAGAGTCTGTACAATATGAAGAAGGAACACTTGAGAAGATTCTCGAGATTTCTCAAGGCGATTTGAGAAGGGCAATTACCTTATTACAATCTGCATCTAAGCGTATAAGTTACCTTAAAGTGGAAAAAATACGTATATTACAAGTAGAAGAACTGGCTGGGGTTGTCCCTACCAAGATATTGCATGAAATAGCGGAAAAAGTGGCCACAAAAGATATAAAAATCATTGCAGATTACGTGGATACCTTTATAATAAGTGGGTGGTCGGGTGTATCTGTGTTAAATCAATTGCATGACTACTATATTACAAATGACGACTATGATacagatttcaaaaataaagtttCATGGATCCTATTTGACACTGATGCTAAGTTGACAAATGGTACGAATGAGCATATTCAGTTGCTAAACTTATTGGTCAAGATTTCTCAAGTTTAG